Proteins found in one bacterium genomic segment:
- a CDS encoding PIG-L family deacetylase codes for MEKKLRILVIMAHPDDSDINCGGLALKYTQKGHIVKFVSTTNGGTGHYKIGGIELIRRRYEEAQNSAKVAKLYEYQILDWHTGELEPIVEKRKVIIKIIRDFIPDLIITHRPYDYHPDHRYTSQLVQDASYILTVPNMLPLTEYLKEQPVICYSYDGFKKPLLFQADIVIGIDDVIDKKLEMLHCHTSQMYEWLPFNEGKLDEIPKNEKDRKKYLFNTRFSLYKEIANKYREKLVELYGEKGKVIKYAEAFEISEYGKQIEKEEIFKLFPFF; via the coding sequence ATGGAAAAAAAATTAAGAATTTTGGTAATAATGGCACATCCAGATGATTCTGACATTAATTGTGGTGGACTGGCTTTGAAATATACACAAAAAGGTCATATTGTAAAATTTGTGTCAACAACAAATGGTGGAACAGGACATTATAAAATTGGTGGAATAGAACTAATAAGAAGAAGATATGAAGAAGCACAGAATTCTGCAAAAGTTGCAAAATTATATGAATATCAAATTCTTGACTGGCACACTGGTGAACTTGAACCAATAGTTGAAAAAAGAAAGGTAATAATTAAAATTATCAGAGATTTTATTCCTGATTTAATAATTACTCATAGACCTTATGATTATCATCCAGACCATAGATATACTTCACAATTAGTTCAGGATGCTTCTTATATATTAACAGTTCCAAATATGTTGCCACTGACTGAATATTTAAAGGAACAGCCAGTAATTTGTTATTCATATGATGGTTTTAAAAAACCCCTTTTATTTCAGGCAGATATTGTTATTGGAATAGATGATGTTATTGATAAAAAATTGGAAATGCTCCATTGTCATACTTCTCAAATGTATGAGTGGCTTCCATTTAATGAAGGGAAATTAGATGAAATTCCCAAAAATGAAAAAGATAGAAAAAAATATCTTTTTAATACAAGATTTTCTCTTTACAAAGAAATTGCAAATAAATATAGAGAGAAACTTGTTGAGTTATATGGAGAAAAAGGGAAAGTAATAAAATATGCTGAGGCATTTGAAATATCTGAATATGGAAAACAAATAGAAAAAGAAGAAATTTTTAAGTTATTTCCATTTTTTTAA